From Sander lucioperca isolate FBNREF2018 chromosome 14, SLUC_FBN_1.2, whole genome shotgun sequence, the proteins below share one genomic window:
- the hmgcs1 gene encoding hydroxymethylglutaryl-CoA synthase, cytoplasmic: protein MPGSGPISCLGPWPKDVGIIALELYFPSQYVDQAELEQLDGVAAGKYTVGLGQARMGFCSDREDINSLCLTVVQRLMERNGLSYDSVGRLEVGTETIIDKSKSVKTVIMQLFEDSGNTDVEGIDTTNACYGGTAALFNAVNWVESSSWDGRYALVVAGDIAVYATGSARPTGGAGAVAMLVGPNAPLAFERGLRGTHMQHAYDFYKPDLMSEYPVVDGKLSIECYLSALDRCYSVYRNKIHAQWQREGSEERFSLDDFGFLVFHSPYCKLVQKSLARLMLNDFLSHPSPNTETGPFTGLDAFRDIKPEETYFDRDVEKAFMKASADLFETKTKASLLISNQNGNMYTPSVYGCLASLIAQQTASQIAGQRIGVFSYGSGFAATLYSLRVTQDHTPGSGLDKLVSSLSDLKVRLDSRQKVSPAVFSENMKLREDTHHLANYVPRGSVEDLFPGTWYLTRVDDKHRREYARRPVDDDLTAAPELVRSSTAPEHIPSPVKKMPRIPAATAGPDAAVSN from the exons ATGCCGGGATCAGGACCAATCAGTTGCTTGGGACCATGGCCCAAAGATGTGGGTATTATTGCCTTGGAACTGTACTTCCCATCCCAGTATGTGGACCAGGCCGAGCTGGAGCAATTAGATGGCGTGGCAGCTGGTAAATACACTGTGGGCCTGGGCCAAGCTCGCATGGGCTTCTGCTCCGACCGCGAGGACATCAACTCTCTGTGCCTGACGGTGGTCCAGAGGCTCATGGAGAGGAACGGCCTGTCTTACGACAGTGTGGGTCGACTGGAGGTCGGCACTGAGACCATCATCGACAAGTCCAAATCTGTCAAGACAGTCATCATGCAGCTGTTTGAGGACTCTGGCAATACAGATGTGGAGGGTATTGACACCACAAACGCCTGCTACGGGGGTACAGCTGCACTCTTCAACGCTGTCAACTGGGTAGAGTCCAGCTCATGGGATG GGCGATATGCTTTGGTTGTAGCGGGGGACATTGCTGTCTACGCCACAGGAAGTGCCCGGCCCACAGGGGGTGCCGGTGCAGTGGCCATGCTGGTCGGGCCTAATGCTCCTCTGGCCTTTGAACGAG GTCTGCGAGGAACCCACATGCAGCATGCATATGACTTCTACAAGCCCGACCTGATGTCAGAGTATCCTGTGGTGGACGGAAAGCTGTCAATAGAGTGCTACCTGAGTGCCTTGGACCGCTGCTACTCTGTGTACCGCAACAAGATCCATGCGCAGTGGCAAAGAG AGGGTTCAGAAGAGCGTTTCAGCCTGGACGACTTTGGCTTTCTAGTCTTCCATTCTCCATACTGCAAGCTGGTGCAGAAGTCGTTGGCTAGGCTGATGCTGAATGACTTTCTGAGCCACCCCAGCCCCAACACTGAGACGGGACCCTTCACAGGCCTCGATGCTTTCAG AGATATAAAGCCAGAAGAGACCTACTTTGACCGGGATGTGGAGAAGGCCTTCATGAAGGCCAGTGCAGATCTGTTTGAGACGAAGACCAAGGCCTCCCTGCTGATCTCCAACCAGAATGGAAACATGTACACCCCCTCTGTCTACGGCTGCCTTGCATCACTCATTGCACA ACAAACAGCTTCACAGATAGCAGGACAGAGGATTGGAGTTTTCTCCTACGGTTCAGGATTTGCTGCTACTCTGTATTCTCTCAGAGTCACACAGGACCATACACCTG gatctGGTCTGGACAAACTTGTGTCCAGCCTGAGTGACCTGAAGGTCCGACTGGACTCGAGGCAGAAGGTTTCGCCTGCTGTCTTCTCTGAGAACATGAAGCTGAGAGAGGATACACACCACTTAG CCAACTACGTCCCTCGAGGCTCAGTGGAGGATCTGTTTCCGGGGACATGGTACCTGACACGAGTGGATGACAAACACCGCAGGGAATACGCACGAAGACCTGTGGACGATGACCTGACAGCAGCACCAGAACTTGTTCGCTCCAGCACTGCACCAGAG CACATCCCCAGTCCAGTCAAGAAGATGCCTCGCATCCCTGCAGCCACCGCCGGCCCAGACGCCGCCGTCAGCAACTGA